One Pyramidobacter piscolens W5455 genomic region harbors:
- the xth gene encoding exodeoxyribonuclease III: MRVATFNVNSLRSRLPILERWLPGAGVDILALQETKVQDQEFPLADMEQLGYRAAFRGEKSYNGVAILSKREPDEVIHGFSDGVSPLWDTRLIAARFGDIWILDTYVPQGKEITHPDYEAKKEFLRRTAALIAARKDEKLLWTGDLNVAPTELDVTNPANKKDHVCFVKELRDLFAELCAPLVVDLLRVHHPGEELYSFFDYRIKNALERRIGWRIDHMLATPALAGQSRACWIDTEPRGWEKPSDHTPMLADFAD; the protein is encoded by the coding sequence ATGAGAGTCGCTACTTTTAACGTAAATTCGCTGCGCAGCCGCCTGCCGATCCTCGAACGCTGGCTGCCCGGCGCGGGCGTGGACATTCTGGCGCTGCAGGAGACGAAAGTACAGGATCAGGAATTCCCCCTCGCCGACATGGAACAGCTCGGCTACCGGGCCGCCTTCCGCGGCGAAAAATCCTACAACGGCGTCGCCATCCTCTCGAAGCGAGAACCCGACGAAGTGATCCACGGCTTCAGCGACGGCGTTTCGCCGCTCTGGGACACGCGCCTGATCGCCGCGCGTTTCGGCGACATCTGGATTCTCGATACCTACGTGCCGCAGGGCAAGGAGATCACCCACCCCGACTACGAGGCCAAAAAAGAATTCCTGCGCCGTACCGCCGCGCTGATCGCCGCGCGCAAGGACGAAAAACTGCTCTGGACCGGGGACCTCAACGTCGCCCCCACCGAACTGGACGTCACCAATCCCGCCAACAAAAAGGACCACGTCTGTTTCGTCAAGGAGCTGCGCGACCTCTTCGCGGAACTCTGCGCGCCGCTGGTCGTCGATCTGCTGCGCGTCCACCACCCCGGCGAGGAGCTGTACTCGTTCTTCGACTACCGCATCAAAAACGCGCTCGAACGCCGCATCGGCTGGCGCATCGACCACATGCTCGCCACGCCCGCGCTGGCGGGGCAAAGCCGCGCCTGCTGGATCGACACGGAGCCGCGCGGCTGGGAAAAGCCCTCGGATCACACGCCCATGCTGGCCGACTTCGCCGACTGA
- a CDS encoding YbaK/EbsC family protein has translation MKWMSELLMPVSRGRSSRLRDPGLAKIAQGGYGLWNPNDKTLILLPEGKILFQRAEDFLLRSLEAFRPQRLDCGASARGALDAAVRLVKRAGDLPVCFAERRGDKLNLLGLHGDFEASFEMSNDALRAVGSAACALGVSLRRVDRLTPEGHRVDLLCRSEAPLRGEEGLACPGCGWLAAFDSPCRFAEAPADAAPEELREVPTPDCPTVEKLCGYLKIAPSQIVKCMFYAVEGRGLAAVILRADRQVCLEKVRAAFQGASVRPAEPDELAAVMGDSAGYMSPVGLPASVTLLADSSAVGVKNAVVGANKPGFHKTGACWGRDFKTDFVADVTLLQEGDPCPNCGAALKTSELRPVAVFRPVDPAGLAEPSLTFFNGSAKVHVPAWSAEIDLTALLSAAIENAASWPAEVAPFDTYIYWEGEKTPDALAPLIGALESAGLRVVGDDRSGAFESRQAEAAAIRAPQTVCLKKSEDGWLFDVTRDGRAETLSPAQFAAQQETFSATARRPFRT, from the coding sequence ATGAAATGGATGAGCGAACTGCTGATGCCCGTTTCGCGCGGGCGTTCCTCGAGACTGCGCGATCCCGGCCTGGCCAAAATCGCGCAGGGCGGCTACGGCTTGTGGAACCCCAACGACAAAACGCTGATCCTGCTGCCGGAGGGGAAAATCCTTTTCCAGCGCGCCGAGGATTTTCTGCTTCGCAGCCTCGAAGCTTTCCGCCCCCAGCGCCTCGACTGCGGCGCCTCCGCCCGCGGCGCCCTCGACGCTGCCGTGCGCCTGGTCAAACGCGCCGGCGACCTGCCGGTATGCTTCGCCGAGCGCCGCGGAGACAAGCTCAACCTGCTGGGACTGCACGGCGACTTCGAAGCCTCGTTCGAGATGTCCAACGACGCGCTGCGAGCCGTCGGCAGCGCCGCCTGCGCGCTGGGCGTGAGCCTGCGCCGCGTCGACCGTCTGACGCCCGAGGGGCACCGCGTCGATCTGTTGTGCCGTTCGGAGGCGCCGCTCCGCGGCGAAGAGGGGCTGGCCTGTCCCGGCTGCGGCTGGCTGGCCGCCTTCGACAGTCCCTGCCGCTTCGCGGAAGCGCCGGCGGACGCCGCGCCGGAAGAGCTGCGCGAAGTGCCTACGCCCGACTGCCCCACCGTCGAAAAACTGTGCGGCTATCTCAAGATCGCGCCGTCGCAGATCGTCAAATGCATGTTCTATGCCGTCGAGGGGCGCGGTCTGGCCGCCGTGATCCTGCGCGCCGACCGCCAGGTTTGCCTGGAAAAAGTCCGCGCCGCGTTCCAGGGCGCGTCCGTCCGCCCCGCCGAACCGGACGAACTGGCCGCCGTCATGGGCGATTCGGCGGGCTACATGAGCCCCGTGGGCCTGCCCGCCTCGGTAACGCTGCTCGCCGACTCCAGCGCCGTCGGCGTCAAAAACGCCGTCGTCGGCGCCAACAAGCCCGGCTTTCATAAAACGGGCGCTTGCTGGGGCCGCGATTTCAAGACCGACTTCGTCGCCGACGTGACGCTGCTTCAGGAGGGCGATCCTTGCCCCAACTGCGGCGCGGCGCTGAAAACGAGCGAGCTGCGCCCCGTCGCCGTTTTTCGCCCCGTCGATCCCGCCGGCCTCGCCGAACCGTCGCTGACCTTCTTCAACGGCTCCGCTAAAGTCCATGTCCCCGCGTGGAGCGCCGAGATCGACCTGACGGCGCTGCTTTCAGCGGCGATCGAAAACGCCGCGAGCTGGCCCGCCGAAGTGGCTCCGTTCGACACTTATATCTACTGGGAAGGCGAAAAAACTCCGGACGCGCTCGCGCCGCTGATCGGCGCGCTCGAAAGCGCCGGGCTCCGCGTCGTCGGCGACGACCGCAGCGGCGCGTTCGAGAGCCGTCAGGCCGAGGCCGCGGCGATCCGCGCGCCGCAGACCGTCTGCCTCAAAAAAAGCGAAGACGGCTGGCTGTTCGACGTGACGCGGGACGGCCGCGCCGAAACGCTCTCGCCCGCACAGTTTGCCGCGCAGCAGGAAACTTTTTCGGCGACGGCGCGCCGTCCGTTCCGGACGTGA